The sequence TTTATGCGGGGGTCGCCGGGGTCGGCATGTCGTCGGACGCGGGGCACATCATGGCTCCCTCGGCAGATGGAGCAGCCGCCGCCATACTACGAACCATCGAAGATGCGGGAATACCGGCGGATGCGATTGGCTATATCAATGCTCATGGTACGGCCACGCCTGCCAACGATTCCGTGGAAACCCACGCAATTCGCAAAGCGTTGGGAAACCGCGCGGACAAGTTGGCGGTCAGCTCCACGAAGTCCATGCACGGACATGCGCTTGGGGCGGCAGGCGCCATAGAGGCGGTCGCCACTGTCCTTGCAATCAAGAACGGGGTGATCCCACCCACCGCAAATTACGATGAGCGAGATCCCGAATGCGACCTGGACTACGTTCCCAACATTGCACGCAAGTTGGCGGTGGAGTATGCGCTCTCGAACTCATTTGCGTTCGGAGGTTTGAACGCAGTGCTTGTCTTTCGCGCCTTGTAGCTGCCGGTGCAGCGCCGCGACATCGGTATGCAGCAGCTTTGCCGCTGTCTTGCGGTCCTTCAAGCCGTCGCGTGATGTTCCGAAGACGATTTGAGCGTGAACGTTGCCTTTCCCCAGCAAGCCCAGGAAGTGCGTCGCAAAGGTCATCTCTCCCCAATAACAGACATCCCGTTTTGGATCGCCGCCGTCGATCGCGTAGGCGATAGCGGCTGGCGTGCTTGGAGAGCGGGCGCTGATGGCGCTTTCCAGCAGCGGCGCATGGAATGGAAGAACGGTGTCGCCGCCGGAACTGGTCCCTTCCGGAAATAGTACGACACGCATGCAGCTGCGCAGTGCATCCTCGATGGCCTTCGCTGCTCGCACCGCATCCGTCCGGCTCTTTCGATCAACATAGATCGTGCCGCCGTTCGTCGCAAGACGTCCGAAGACTGGCCAGCTACGCACCTCGGATTTGGCGACGAAAAGGCAGGGGGCAATCGAGGCGTAGCAAAGAATGTCGAGATAACTGAGATGGTTCGAGACAATGAGTCCGCGGGCCGGCATTGAGCCCTCTGTGGAGACCGTTACACCGAGGCTGGCGAGAACTCCCCGGCAGGACTCAGTCAACCACTCGGCACGTTCCGGCAAACCGGGTGGCTGCTTCGCGGTCCTGATTCCCCGGTTAAATTCGCGAAATGATTTATGAATTGCGTGCGCGAACATGGAGCCGCGCCGCAGACGCTTCCTCATGGCCTATACACTAACGCAGGAAGCGCGTTTTTGCCGCCGCCGACATCTTCTCGAAATCGAGCACGGTAAGGAAATCGATCGTCTTGAACTCGCGGTCCAGACCAGGCGTACCGCAAATCTGAGACCCAACAGCGAGATAGGCCCGCAACAACCGCGGCACTTTCGCACCTGGCTTTGGGGACCCTAACGGCATCGAAAATTCTGGTGTCGGCACAGTCTGGAGTTCCGGGTCAGACTGGAACATCGTCAGCTGCTGGTGCACAGACCAACCTTCGCCGGGATCCTGCGACGTCAGAGATGAGCAGCCGAGCAGGTAGCGCGCATCGAGGGTTTTGGCATAGATGACCAGTCCGCGCCACAGCAGATTCAGAACTTCGAAGCTGCGGTGATTGCGCTGAATGCACGCCCGGCCAAGTTCCACTATTTCGGCTCGCCTCGACTCGAATGGCGTCAGCACAAACTCACGCTCGCTGTAATAGCCAAGGTTCGCCGCCGCTGTAAGGCCGGACTGCACACGATAGGTTCCGACCACTTCGCCGGTGATCCGATGCTGCACGTACAAGTGGTCGCAAACCGAGTCGAACTCGTCCTTGTCTTCGCCGGTGGCGAATGACGCGTCCAGCCCCTCGTTCAGTTCGAGGTTGAAGACTCGAAAGCGCAGGCGATAGATCGCCGAGCGCTCCTCGTCGCTAGCGGCGAGCAGAACACTGTACTGCGGGCAGGCTGCCAGTTCTCGGGGATTCCTGGGTGTAACGACTGGTAAGGCCAGAGACTGTGATGTGATGGGGCCTGAGGGTGCCGCTGTGGTCATTCCGGTCTCCGACGGCGTGAGTTGGCGGAACTGGGCTGAGTGTAAAACGAACTCTTGGCCTGGTTCTCATTCGTGACGCGCATTTCACGGGCTTTTCACGTCCGTGCAACCACAACTTCACGCCACGTTCACAAACCGTCTCTTCCGCAACCTCTGGATACTTTGGTTCGCACGATATAGGCTAATCCACCAGAGTTCCGAAACCCAGAGTACCCTGAAGCGGGTGCCCTGACATCACACAAAGGTACATGTCACTTGCTGGTCATGCGCCGTGGATGATCTAAGAATGCCTATTTTCTGAGCCTTGGGGCCGGGCTGACCATCTGATAATGCAGGAGATATGGGATTTTTCGAGTCAATGCGCGAAGACATAGGCTCGGTATTCGAGCGCGACCCGGCAGCTACGTCCGTGTTTGCGGTACTCCTATGCTACCCGGGAATCCACGCCCTCTGGGTGCATCGGTTCAACCACTGGTTATGGACGCACAACCTCCGGCTTCTTGCGCGTTGGGGATCGCAGATTGCGCGATTTTTTACCGGCATTGAAATTCATCCGGGAGCGCGCATTGGACGGCGGTTATTCATCGATCATGGGATGGGAGTGGTGATCGGCGAGACAGCGATTGTCGGGAACGACGTTACGCTTTACCAGGGCGTGACGCTCGGCGGAACCGGCAAAGAGAAGGGCAAACGACATCCCACGCTTCTCGATGGAGTCTTCGTCGGCAACAATGCCAACATCCTTGGCAACATCACCATCGGCGAGAACTCGCGGGTCGGCGCTGGATCGGTGGTGCTGAGGGACGTCCCGCCGAATTCCACGGTGGTTGGCGTTCCGGCGCACGTGGTTTATCGCGACGGCCAGCGCGTTCTCATCACCGATCCCCGTGATATCCAGGACCCGCTGTCAAACGTGATCGTTGCGCTGGCGGAACGCGTGAACGAAATTTGCGACAAGCTTGGAATCATGGCGGCTGAGTCGGAAGCGGTGCGAAGAGAAATTTCGGCGGTTCGGGCGCTCGCTACCGAGGACGAAGAACGGGAGCAATATCGACAGAATCAGTTGACAGAGTCCGACGCCCTTCACAATTTCGGCGGTGGAATCTAGACCAGACCTATCCTCGAAGCCACGAATGCACCGTGAGTACTCACCGAGGTACACCGACCGCCGATTGCGCCAGTTCAACACGGTCGAGAGTACAATTCTGCAAAATCCTATCGGAGGATAGACAATGAAGAGCCTGGCTCGCTTCGTTGCCGCTGCACTGCTCGGAGTGCTCGCAAGTTCAGCGGCATGGGCACAGTTTGGAAATACCCGCCCGAATTCCGGCGCGTGTTTCTATGTTGATTACAATTTCCGCGGCGAGTCCTTCTGCATGAATGCGGGACAAGAAGCCGCCAGGTTACCACCGGGGTTTGGTGACAGGATCCGGTCGATACGCGTTTTCGGCCGCGCACAAGTGACATATTTCAATGATTCCGATTTTGGGGGCGCGAATGGCACAACCTCCAGCGACATCAATGACCTTCGCCAGTTCCCGCTTCCCAATGTGCCGAGCAAGAATTGGAATACGCGAATTTCGTCAGTGCGAGTTAGCGGCGGGCAGGGGAATTGGGATCGCGACCGAGGACGGGATTATGACTATCGGGGCGGCGCCCGAGATGATCGTCGGTGGCACAGCAACGATCCCATAACTACGGTTACCTGCGCGTCAGACTACGACCGCGATCGTGACTGGTGCAGAACTCCGGGGCGGATCAATAGCGTCCGTCTGGTTGAGGAGAACGGGCGTCGTGACTGCATCTGGAATCAGACCTTTGGGATTGATAATGGCCGCCTGTGGACCTCACGGGGGTGCGCGGGAACATTTGAGGTCAGATAGGGATCCAGAAGTTGATGGGCGAGTCATGAGACGCCAGCAATTCGCGCTGGCGTCTTTCTCTCGTTCTTCGAGCCATCTAAGCTTCGCGCAAGGCGATAGTAATCGGTAGGCGTGCGGCTCGAAGTGCCGGCAGCAAGCCGCCAACCAGACCCATCACGGCTGAGAACACCACACCTGCGACCAGGATTGTCGGCGTCACTCTAAACGCGAATGACAACTCGGCGAAGGCGGCCGTGTTTCCGGTCGCACCGGTGAAGCCGTTCATCGGGATCGCCAGCAGGCAGCCGAGCACGCCGCCGAGGATGGCGATCATCACAGATTCGATCAAAAACGAGAAGAGGATGCTCAGCCGGGAGAATCCGAGTGCACGCAGAGTTCCGACTTCGCGGGTGCGCGCGGCCACGATGCCGTACATGGTGTTCATGGCGCCGAAAACCGCGCCAATACCCATAACGATGGCCACGAATCCCGCCAAGGCCAACAGCGCTGTTGCGACTGGACCAGCCTGATCCGCGTAATACTTCCGCTCGCTGTCCATCTGCACCTGCATCTGGGGGTTGGCGCGCAGGTCCTTGTCGAACTGCGACAGCACATCTTTGTTCGTCAAGCGAACGGTCAGGGATTCGCAGCCGCCGTTACGGTCGAAAGCTGTGTTCATGACGTTGAAGTCGCCCCAGATTTCGCTTTCGAATGAACTGTCTCCGGCGGTGAATATCCCGACGATCTTCCAGTTACGCTTCTGCATCCAGACGTTAGAGCCGAGGTCGAATCCGCGAATGCGGTCAGCCGCTTTCTTCCCGACAATAATCTCGTTGAGACCGGGCTGGAAATTCCGGCCCTCCACGATCTGGATACCCCTTCGGACCTGGAATGCGACCTGTTGTACACCACGGACGGTGATATTCGTCATCTCGCCGTCGCTGCGACGAGGTTTGCCGGTGATGACGACGATATCGCACGCCGCGAGCGGCTGGCCGTCAGGGCCTCGCGCGACGCGCGAATCCATTATGATGGTGTTCGCATTGCTGCGGTTCATCCACGAGGTCAGTTCCGATGCTGAGCCGCGCTGCACCACGATTCCATTGTCATCCGAACCCGTCGCCGCTAGCGCGATGCGGAACCCCGAAGCCATTGCCGCGAGGCTCACGAAGACAGCGACGACCAGGGCGATACCGCCAATGGCGAGCAGCGTGGTCTTCCAGCGCTCGCGGATGTTTCGCAAGGTGTACGTGATGGGCAGTGCCATTACAGTTGCCTCAACATGTCTGTGATTCGCGCCCGGTACGCTAGTAACGCCGGAACGAATCCCGCCAGAAGTCCGAGCAGTACGGCTCCCGAGAGTCCCAGGACGACGATGCGCGGCTGAAGGCCGAAATCGGGGAAGCCACGCACCACGTCGCCGATGAATGGAATTCCGGGAAGCGCAGTGATTGCACCGCGGCTCAGAAAGACGCCAAGGGCACCGCCGATGATTGCCATTGCCAACGCTTCGGCAAGTATCAACGCCATTACCAGCCCGCCCGAGAAGCCCAGCGTCTTGAGCACGGCGATTTCGTTGCGACGCTCGCGAACCGACATGCTCATTGTGTTGGCCGTGACCAGTAGAATTGTGAAGGTCACGGCGAGCCCGATACCGCGCAACAGCAGGGCCAGGTTCCCTGCCATCGCGACGAACCCGGCGCGGAATGCAGCCTCGGTTTCCGTCCGCGTCTGCACGGCGCTGTTCTCGAACATCGCGTCGATCTTCTTGCTGATCTCTCCCGCCTTGCTGGGATCATCGACCTGCACGACGTAAATTCCGGTCTGCACCCGGCGGCCGGTGGATTCGTACAGGTATTTGTGATGGAAGTACATCATTGTCAGATCGGTACCCGGGTTTTTCTGAAGATCCGCGTCGTAGATGCCGCGAATGACAAATTCGAAGGGATGGCCGATGCGGTAGGGCGGAATAGCGCTTTCCATCTGGAAGGTGTCGCCGACCTTCCATCCCCAGCGCTCGGCGGTCTTGCGGCCGACGATACAGCCGCGCATGTCTTCGAGGAAAGCCTGTTTCTGGTCTGCCGGAAGCTGGAACTCGGGATACATCGCCAGGAAGGGTTCGGCCTCGACGGCTAGATTGGGGAAGAAATACTTGAAATCGCCTTTGTAAACGCCCATGAACCAGGATTCGCGTGCAACCGATTTCACGCCGGGAATGGTTGCGATCTCCTGTTCGTATTTCAGTGGCAATTCAAAGGCGAGGCTAACCTGGTGACGCGTAACCAACCGAGCGGCGCTTGCGCTCTTCAAACTCCAACTCACAGCAGCGAGAACCGACTCCAGCGTGCAGAGCAGGAAAATGCACAGGGCCAGTGCCAGTATCGTGCTAGTGGTGCGCACCCAGTTGCGCCGCAGATGCTTGAGGACAAACGGTAGGAAACGCATATCAGTTCGTCAGCACGCCCTTCTCGAGATGATGCTGAACGTGTGCCCTTGCGGCCGCGCGCGGGTCGTGCGTGACCATCAGAATTGTCTTCTGGAACTCGCGATTCAGGACCTCCATTAGCGCAAGAATTTCCTCCGCGCTCTTGGCGTCGAGATCGCCGGTAGGCTCGTCGGCGACGACGATCTGCGGATCGGTGACGACGGCGCGCGCAATGGCGACGCGCTGCTCCTCACCGCCGGACAATTGCCGCGGATAATGTTTGGCTCGGTGCTCCAACCCCACCACCTTGAGCGCGAGCATGGCGCGTTCGCGGCGCTGCTTACGCGAAAGGTGTGTCAGCAGGAGCGGCAGTTCGATGTTCTCAAGGGCATTGAGAACCGGAATGAGGTTGTAGAACTGGAAGATAAATCCCACGGTGCGGGTCCGCCACCTCGCGAGTTCTCCCTCGGAGAGGCGCGACAGTTCCGTGCCGGCGATGTGGAGATTGCCCGAGGTCGGCCGGTCGATGCCGGCGATCAGGTTCAGCAGCGTCGTCTTGCCCGACCCGGAGGGCCCCATAAGAGCCACGAATTCGCCCTGTTGCACCTGCAGGTTGAGCCCGTCGAGCACGGTCAGACGAATGCTGTCGCGCGTGTAGACCTTGCGCAAATCGCGCACGTCGACTGCAACTGCCCTGGTTTGTGCCCCGGTGTCAGGCATGAATTCTCATCCTTTCAGGTGAACGCGGTCGCCGCTCTTCAGTGAATCCGGCGGCTTGCTCACGAGCAGTTCCGAACCGGTGAGCCCGCCCTTGATGACGACGTTTCCGCCGCGTTCTCCGCCAAGCGTCACTGGTTTCTCCTGCACGGTTCCGTTCGAGATCTCAAATACGATTGGGTTTCCGTCCCGGGTTGCGACGGACTCTTTGGGCAAATACATCACCGGTTGCGGCTTGTCGTCTTTCGCAACAGGCCTGGTCTTCTCAAGGAAAGTGACATTTGCGCTCATCTCCGGCTTGAGGTCCTTGTCACGATCGAGGAACGCAACCTTCACAGTGACGGTGGCCTTGGTCCGGTCAGCCGTCGGAATGATCTGGCGCAACTCACCCCGGAAGCGGCGATCGCCGAAGGCCTGGACCACGATTTCGGCCGGTTGGTGCGGCTTCAGTTTCGAGACATTCGCTTCGTTGACATCAACCTCGACTTCGAGGGAGTTCATATCTGCCATCGCGACGATGGCGCCTGAAGAGGTTGAGATATTCACACCGGGAGGAATGGGGGCGACGCTCTCGCCGACCTCCGCCATCTTCTTTACAACCACGCCGGAGAAGGGCGCGCGTATCAGAGTGAAGTCGTACAGAGACCGGTTATAGGCGAGATCGGCTTTTGCCTGCGCCAGCGCGGCTTGCGCCAACCGTACCCGACTTTCGGCCGCGTCACGCTGGTCGGTGGAGAGGACCTTTTCATGCGCCAGCTTTTCGGCGATTCCGGCCTGGCGCTGCGCCTCGCCAAGATCGGCCTCCGCGTGGAGAATAGCGGCCTTGGAGCGTTCTATGTTGGCGCTGTAGTCTTCACTTTCAAGACGCGCGATCACCTCGCCTTCGCTGACGCGACTGCCTTCTTCGACACGGAGTTCCGCCAGGCGGCCTTGGATCTTCGCCGAGACGACCGCCTTGCGCCGAGCAACAACGTATCCGGAGGCGGCAAGGACGGGAGCGGCCGGTTGCGGTCCGTTCACGGTCTGAATCGACGGACGAACCACCTCCACCTCGGTGCCCGTGTGGGCGTCCCGATACTGGAGTCCAAAGCGGACTCCCGCCCCGAGCAGCATCAGGACAACTAACCAGATGAGCCATTTCCAACGGTTCGAGGGCGGCGGATTACGATCAATCTTTAATGATTGCAGTTGCTGCTTAAGGTCTTCCACAACCTTCTCCCGATGGCGAACATGCTAGCAAGCATCCGACGGTTTGGCACGAAAGTGTAATAACTCAAAAGCTGAGCCTCCGAGGCTGGTTAGAACTATGGATTTAGGTAAATGGCAGGGCGTTACCGGCGAAAGGAATCGCTCCACCGTCACCTGCAAAGGACATGCGCCGAGTCGAAAACCGTTTTCGTGGTAGCTCTAAGGCCTCACGCGCAGGCCAACTCAATTGGGGATCAGTTCTTTTGCGGTTCCGAAACAAAGCGATACCCCACCCCCCGAACGGTAAGCAGGTGCTTGGGGCTGGAGGGCTGGTCTTCCAGATACCGCCGGAGGCGGACGATGAAGTTGTCGATTGCGCGGGTGTCGGTGTCTTCGCGCAGACCCCAGACTTCGTCGAGAATCTGCTTGCGCGAGACGGCGCGGCCTTCGTTCTTGATCAGGTAGCGCAGGAGTTCGGCTTCCATCAGGGTAAGGTGCGTCTTCTGCTTGCGCGCGGTGAGTTCGAGCGCTCCGAAATCGATCTTTCGTCCGTTGAATGTGATGATCTCGGGCACGCCGTTCTTGGCGGCCTCGGGTACGCCGTTCGGAACAGAATGGCGCATCCATTCGGTGCGTCGCAGAAGGCCATTGACGCGCGCCATCAGGATGGAAAGATCGAATGGCTTGGGGAGGTAATCGTCGGTCCCGGATTCGAATCCCTTGAGCACATCTTCAGGGCGTCCGCGGGCGGTAAGCATCAGGACAGGAACGTAGTTCTTCTTGCGGCGAAGTTCACTCGCGAGCCAAAAGCCATCTTTGCCGGGGAGCATGACATCGAGCACGATGACGTCCGCGGCTTGAGGTTGGTTCGAGAGTATCTGCCAGGCGGCTTCCGCGGTCTCAAATACCTTGACTTCGTGCCCGTCGGCCTCCAGGTTGAACTGCAATCCCTGCGCCAGGTGCATTTCATCCTCAACGACGAAGACGCGGCTCAAGCTTTCACCCTCGGCAATCGAATTGTCACTGTTGCTCCTTTGCCTTCACCATCGCTCTCCGCCCACGCGGCACCGCCATGGCGCTCAGCGATCGCACGCACGATGAACAGGCCAAGCCCCGTCCCCTTCACTTTCGCGATTGTGCGCAATGGCACACGATAAAAACGTTTGAATATTCGCTTCAACTCACCGCGGGGAATGCCGACACCGTGGTCGGCAACGCGCACCAACGACTGACCGCCTTCGCTTATGAGCACAGCTTTAATTCGCTTTTGCTGTGGCGAATACTTGACCGCGTTCTCCAGCAGGTTGGTAATCGCCGTCCGGAGATCGTCAAGATCTCCACGTACAACCGATTCTTCCTGGCTGACGAAATGATTCTCGATATTCATCTCATCGGTGCTCAGGTGGTTACGCACGCGCGAAACTTCGACGCACTCCGCTGTCAGTTCTGCCAGGTCGATTTCCTGCCAATGCTCCTGGCCGCGCTTGTGCCCGGCCTTGCTGGCTCGGAGAACCTGCTCGACCGTGGACATTAGGCGATCGGTGTCGTCCAACATGATGTCGTAGAACTTCTTGCGCTGGACTTCGTCGAGCTTCCGGCTCTGCAAGGTTTCGAGATAAAGGCGGATGGAAGCGACCGGTGTCTTTAACTCGTGCGTGACCGCGTTGATGAAGCTGTCGTGTTGCTCGTTGCGCCGGATTTCGCGGACGAGAAAGATGGTGTTCCAGACGACGCCGGCAATCAGGATGGCGAAGAAGATGATTCCCAGCACGAGCGGAACAATTTCGCGCCAGTGGATGATCCACGAAATGTTCAGGACAACGGCGGTCGCGACCAGGCAAGCGCCCAGTACGATTGCGAACGCCATCGCTTTTCGCCGGCTGGTAATTTGCATAGAAAAGCCCATGGAAATTTTACTCCCATGGGCTTAAATCACTGAGCAGAGCCGATCTTCCGGCCTGCTGGAAAATGGCAGAAAGTTCAGGTGTTTGGGGCCTGAACGCTAGTCGTACGCTTGTGCGAGTCCTTCGTCTGCAACCTTAAGCTTGGGCTGTATTCGGCTATCTGGGCGAGGCAGCTTGATGTTCTTCGCCAGGCCGAGCACCCTCATTGCCTGGATTCCGTACCAGTTCAAGTCGATCTCCCACCAACGCAGCCCGTGGCGAGCCGAACTCGGATGAGCGTGGTGATTGTTGTGCCAGCCTTCACCGAAGGTGAGCACAGCGATCAACATGTTGTTCGTGGAGTCGTCGCCAGTCTCGAAGCGCTGCGAGCCCCACAGGTGCGTCGCCGAATTCACAAGCCAAGTGGCGTGCAGCCCGACGGTCGTTCGCAGGAAGATGCCCCAGAGCACGGCCTGCCAACCCATCGTGAGCAATATCACGATCCCGAGCACGGTCAATGGAACCCAGTGCCACTTGCTGATCCAGACGTGAAACTTGTCTTTGCGAAGGTCTGGGACATATGGCGCCAGTTCCGTCGTGGACTGGTGCATGGCCTTGCCCATCAGGATCCAGCCCATGTGCGACCACCACTTGCCGTCGCGTGGAGAGTGCGGATCGCCGGGCTTGTCGGTAAGCTGATGGTGGATGCGATGCGTCGCCACCCAGAATATGGGACCGCCTTCCAGCGCCAGCGTTCCGCAAAGCGTCAGGAAATATTCCATCCACTTCGGCGTGGTGTATCCGCGATGCGTCAGCAGGCGGTGATAGCCCATGCCGATTCCGAGGCTTCCGGAAACCCACCACAAGAATGCTGCGAGCGCGGCAGCTTTCCATGAGAAAAAGAAGAGCGCGATGACCGCGCCGACGTGGAAAGCCACCATGAAAGATGTCGTGATCCAGTTTATCTGGTTGCGTTCAGGACTATTCTGATCGAATACCATTGCCATCCTTACCCAAACAAGCAGTGCGGCACGTCTTCACCCGCCGTGCCTCTTGATGTAAAGATATATTTCTTAAAGCTCACGGTTTGTAATAGTTGTGTAAGTTAGGAGAACGAAAGTAGTAGCCCAGGTTCCGCCGCTGCTTGCGGGCGCAACTGGACGAAGTGCCCCGGGTTATTTCCAGTGCTCCCATCCGAGTTGCCGCTCCTCCCTCGAGAAGTTGCAAACGCGAATCGAGCAACTTGCAAGGAGATTTGATGACCCGCAAACTTACTGTTCTTCTCCTGTTCACAGCTGCCATGGCGTGGGCTCAGTCCGAGCCCGCCGCTCCGCGCGAACACTATTCCTGGCAACAGCAAGACACAACCCACACCCAGGTCGTTCGCGGACCATTCTGCGGCACGGGCGGCACGATCACCGCCATTGAAGGCGACACCATCACCATCAAGACCATGGACGGCAAGCAGGCCACGGTGAAGGTCACGCCCGAAACGCGCTATCGCCGTGACCGACAGGAAGCCAAGCTCTCCGACTTCAAAGTCGGCGACACGGTTTTCGTTCGCGGCGAACCCAGCGGCGAGAACACCTGGACGGCGCAGGGCATCATGTCTAACCAGAATATGGGTCGGGGCATGATGATGCGCGAGGAAATGGGCAAGAAGGTCATCGCGGGAGAGGTCGCGAAAATCGATGGCACCAGCCTGACGATCAATCGTCCCGATGGGCAGACGCAGGTCATCCAGGTCGATGAGACTACATCGTTCCGTAACGCGAAGCGCGAAAGCATCACGCTCGCGGATATCAAAGTTGGCGACCGTGTGTTCGGCCGAGGTGAACTGAAGGACGGCGTTTTCGTTCCCGCGGTGTTGAACGTCGGCGCTCCGGGCGAAATGCGCATGAGGCGTCGTGGAGGACCTGAGGGCCAAGGCCAGAATCCGCCACCACCCCAGGGCGGGGAGCAGCAGCCCCAGTAAGTTGCCCATGACGCTTCGCTCCATCGTTCGCCACGCAGCTTTGCTGATGTGCGCCTGTGCAGCTGGTTTTGCGCAGGCATCCCCGCCGGCCGAAGTCCAGGCCTCGACGGCTGCACCCGCGCCAGCGGCAACCCAGGAGTTTGAAATCCACGGAACGGTCGTCTCTGGGAAGATGCCTCTTCCAGGGGTCACGATCAGCGCCGCGAATTCGCTCACCGGCAAGAAGGTCACGACCTCAACCGATCCGGACGGCCGCTACGTACTCAAAGTGCCGGGACGAGGCCGCTATGTCGTGCGGGCGGAATTGACCGCATTTGCAGCCGCTACTTCGGAAGTCATCATTAACCCAACAACGCCACAGCAGAAAGTCGATCTCCAGATGGTTCTGCTCTCTCGCGTTCCAAAGGAGAACACCGACGAAACTGCCACGGCGGCGCAGCAATTGGCCGGGGCGTTGATGGGACGCAACGCACAGACTCTCTCACTTAGTGCCGACCTCGGCGCCAGCCAGAACGGTAGTGAGGGCGAAGCACCGTTGCCGGGCATGAATCCACTCGCCAGCACGGCGGATGCCGGCAATGATTCCGTATCCGTTTCAGGGCAGATGGGGAACACGCAGGATTTCGGCGTGCACAACATGGACGAACTGCGCGAACGCATTCAGGAGATGCGCGACCGAGGGGAACTCCCACAAAACGGAATGGGCCGGGGCGGCATGATGGGCGGACCCGGGGGTGGTTTCGGTGGACCAATCATGATCATGGGTGGCCCGGGAATCATGCGGGGTGGTCGCGGCGGATTCAATATCAACCGTCCGCACGGAATGGTTTATTACTCCATGGGCAATTCCGCCCTCGATGCAGCGCCCTACTCGCTAAGCGGAATTCCCGCGGATAAGCCGCAATATGGCTCGGGTCGATTCGGTGGGGTCGTCGGAGGTCCGCTGAATATACCGCACGTTTACGAGGGTGGGATGAAGACGATGTTCTTCGGCGGATACACGGGCACGCGTTCGACGACGCCGTATGACGTCTTTTCCCATGTCCCCACGCAGGAAGAACGCGCCGGCAACTTCGGCGACACAACCTACACGTCAGGGCCGAACAAAGGACTGCCGGTCCAACTGTTTGATCCGCTCACAGGCGCTCCGCTGGGCAGCAACATCAACGGCATGATCAATCCCGCGGCGACCGGGTTGCTCGCGTACATTCCCGAGCCCAACCAGACCGGCAATCCAGCTCAGAACTTCCGCTATTCTTCTTCCGCGCAGAGCAACAGCGACTCCGTTTTCTTCCGCTTGATCCACAACTTCGGCGAGATGCCAACGTTCGGCGGACCGTTCCGCATAGGCCCCAGTGGAGCGGGTGGCCCTGGCCGTGGTCGGCACGCCCGCAACAACATCGCGTTCGGCTTCAACTGTCAGCGCAGCAAGAGCGATGACCTGGTACCGTTCCCTTCCCTGCACGGCACCAATTCGACGGATGGGTACAACGGGAACGTCGCGTACAGCCTGAGCCGCGGGCACTTCAACAACCGAATCACGGCCAGCTACAACGTGCAGCGCGTGAATGTGTCGAATATTTTCGCGGGACTCACCGATGTAGCGGGAAATCTCGGCATCACTGGTGTGTCCAGCAATCCGGCCGACTACGGAGTTCCCGGCCTCTCCTTCTCCGATTACAGCAGCCTGCGCGACATCACACCGCAATACCGTTACGATCGCACATTCCGGCTTGGGGACATGTTCTTCGTGTCGCACGGAAAACATAACCTGCGCTTTGGGGGCGATTTCCGGCGACTGATGT is a genomic window of Terriglobia bacterium containing:
- a CDS encoding TonB-dependent receptor, with product MTLRSIVRHAALLMCACAAGFAQASPPAEVQASTAAPAPAATQEFEIHGTVVSGKMPLPGVTISAANSLTGKKVTTSTDPDGRYVLKVPGRGRYVVRAELTAFAAATSEVIINPTTPQQKVDLQMVLLSRVPKENTDETATAAQQLAGALMGRNAQTLSLSADLGASQNGSEGEAPLPGMNPLASTADAGNDSVSVSGQMGNTQDFGVHNMDELRERIQEMRDRGELPQNGMGRGGMMGGPGGGFGGPIMIMGGPGIMRGGRGGFNINRPHGMVYYSMGNSALDAAPYSLSGIPADKPQYGSGRFGGVVGGPLNIPHVYEGGMKTMFFGGYTGTRSTTPYDVFSHVPTQEERAGNFGDTTYTSGPNKGLPVQLFDPLTGAPLGSNINGMINPAATGLLAYIPEPNQTGNPAQNFRYSSSAQSNSDSVFFRLIHNFGEMPTFGGPFRIGPSGAGGPGRGRHARNNIAFGFNCQRSKSDDLVPFPSLHGTNSTDGYNGNVAYSLSRGHFNNRITASYNVQRVNVSNIFAGLTDVAGNLGITGVSSNPADYGVPGLSFSDYSSLRDITPQYRYDRTFRLGDMFFVSHGKHNLRFGGDFRRLMSNIRSDNNPNGTFTFSGYAAAARDANGNPIAGTGYDLADFLLGYAQQTTIQYSPHTFNLSANSYDFFAMDDWRARGNLTLQLGLRYEYLGLYREAHNRIVNLAPAPGFTAVVPVYPDTTAQYGGFYPASLINPDRNNFAPRLGIAWRPFGEKTVVRAGYGINYNLGQYRQMVTNLAYQPPFSFTQTNIANSPTDLSLQNGFPPPNSSTLTNNYGVDKNYRLGYVQVWDLNVQREIFRNVILNVGYSGSKGTRLDMVRAPNRGPEGLLIPNVQPFLWESSEGSSILHAGTVSLRKRMTNGVSIGGRYTFSKSIDNASSIGGGTTIVAQNDLDLAAERGLSSFDQRQKFTGDFMYELPFGTGRHWMANPGVMETIFGAWTWSGSFTLASGNPFTARVVGAFTDVARGTSGSLRADYNGAPISLTNPSVAQWFNTAAFTVPPAGQFGTAGRNTIEGPGTILFNFALSKDIPLHDMMAFEIRAEANNVFNHANFTGIDTNVNSPTYGQVISVGSMRKLQIFTRFRF